The Nostoc sp. 'Lobaria pulmonaria (5183) cyanobiont' genome window below encodes:
- a CDS encoding CVNH domain-containing protein: MSSSYQQSCTEISVNGNVLSATCEKRDKSPNQTSIVLMGIENIDGELKVTDPNQPSSFDQSSTEISINGDVLSATCKKRDGSPNKSSIVLNGIENIDGELKYTGTI, translated from the coding sequence ATGAGTAGTAGCTATCAACAATCTTGCACCGAAATCTCTGTTAACGGAAATGTCCTATCAGCCACTTGCGAAAAGCGCGATAAATCGCCGAACCAAACCTCAATTGTCTTGATGGGAATTGAAAATATTGATGGAGAATTAAAAGTAACCGACCCAAATCAACCTAGTAGTTTCGACCAAAGTTCTACCGAAATCTCTATTAATGGAGATGTACTCTCAGCCACTTGCAAAAAGCGCGATGGTTCGCCGAACAAAAGCTCAATCGTCTTAAATGGAATTGAAAATATTGATGGAGAATTAAAATATACAGGTACGATTTAG